A single genomic interval of Bradyrhizobium sp. sBnM-33 harbors:
- a CDS encoding ATP-binding protein: protein MSDNGPGIDPDLGDDAIAAFATTKPDGLGLGLSLSRSVIEAHGGELRIESTKHGTTASFTLPAVPSSGSGA from the coding sequence GTGAGTGACAATGGTCCGGGGATTGATCCCGATCTCGGTGACGACGCAATCGCTGCATTTGCCACGACGAAGCCAGATGGATTGGGACTAGGTCTCTCGCTTTCACGATCGGTCATCGAAGCTCATGGCGGGGAGCTTCGGATTGAAAGCACAAAGCACGGCACGACAGCATCGTTTACGCTGCCAGCCGTGCCCAGTTCGGGCTCGGGTGCATGA
- a CDS encoding MASE1 domain-containing protein, producing the protein MLLDWISYVHPFATFGITPWNPQTGLSFALILLFGGAYMPWLFAAPLTADLIVRDMPLPPGVELLVVAITGLGYGSAALLLLQRRFGFDRSLSSRSSLLWLVTIAAASIALVSIGHALVLVLHGIIASHDFAQVSLRAFIGDLIGVIVFTPFVLIVFTRRSFPVVSWEAAAILLLVLVGLWGLFGFTEALRFQLFYMFFVPVVWIAVRFGLEGVTLGLAVIQIGLIAAIELSHESAADVVAYQALMTVLSATGLAIGVLVSEQRRTQHQLRIHQDALHRAWRLATMGEFAAAVAHEINQPLTAIGNYARLAKRAVEKTPPDTAAAATAAAEAIVQVDRAGAVVNRLRDFIRLGRIETSPVSVTTLVAEAVAVFGPELERRGIGCQTSVVRDVPPVLADGLQIEQVILNLVRNAAEALAARAGMMARSLSRV; encoded by the coding sequence GTGCTGCTCGACTGGATCAGCTACGTCCATCCGTTCGCCACGTTCGGCATCACACCCTGGAATCCGCAAACCGGCCTCAGCTTCGCACTGATCCTGCTGTTCGGCGGCGCGTACATGCCTTGGCTGTTTGCGGCGCCGCTGACCGCCGATCTGATCGTTCGCGACATGCCTCTTCCGCCCGGGGTCGAGCTGCTTGTCGTGGCGATTACCGGCCTCGGATATGGTTCGGCTGCGCTTCTGCTGCTGCAGCGTCGCTTCGGCTTTGATCGTTCATTGTCGTCCCGCAGCTCCCTGCTATGGCTGGTGACGATAGCTGCCGCGAGCATTGCGCTCGTGTCGATTGGACACGCACTTGTTCTTGTACTGCATGGGATCATTGCATCACATGATTTCGCACAGGTGTCGCTACGAGCTTTCATCGGCGACTTGATCGGGGTGATCGTCTTCACGCCGTTTGTTCTCATCGTATTCACGCGGCGGAGCTTTCCCGTGGTCTCGTGGGAAGCCGCGGCCATTCTTCTCCTGGTTCTTGTCGGGCTCTGGGGCTTATTCGGCTTCACTGAGGCGCTCCGATTCCAGCTTTTCTATATGTTTTTCGTTCCGGTCGTCTGGATCGCCGTGCGGTTCGGTCTGGAAGGCGTGACGCTCGGCCTCGCCGTCATTCAGATTGGATTGATCGCTGCGATCGAGCTGTCACATGAAAGCGCAGCTGATGTCGTTGCCTATCAGGCGCTGATGACTGTTCTATCGGCGACCGGCCTTGCCATCGGAGTACTGGTTTCGGAGCAGCGGCGCACACAACATCAGCTCCGAATACACCAGGACGCCCTTCATCGAGCATGGCGGCTCGCAACCATGGGAGAATTTGCTGCCGCAGTCGCGCACGAGATCAACCAGCCGCTCACCGCGATCGGCAACTATGCCCGGCTTGCCAAGCGGGCCGTCGAGAAAACGCCTCCTGATACTGCAGCCGCCGCAACAGCAGCAGCGGAGGCGATCGTGCAAGTCGATCGAGCGGGAGCCGTCGTGAATCGCTTGCGCGATTTCATCCGGCTTGGGAGGATCGAGACGAGCCCCGTCAGTGTCACAACGCTCGTAGCAGAGGCAGTCGCGGTGTTCGGGCCTGAACTGGAGCGGAGGGGCATCGGGTGTCAAACGTCGGTTGTACGCGATGTTCCGCCGGTGCTCGCGGATGGCTTGCAGATTGAGCAGGTCATTTTAAATCTTGTCCGTAATGCCGCTGAAGCGTTGGCGGCGCGGGCCGGTATGATGGCAAGATCGTTATCGAGGGTCTGA